One part of the Parasphingorhabdus sp. SCSIO 66989 genome encodes these proteins:
- the clpB gene encoding ATP-dependent chaperone ClpB — translation MNIDKFTDRAKGFLQSAQTVAIRMNHQRISSAHIVKAMLEDSEGMAAGLIARAGGNAGVAQEEIDALLAKVPQVSGGGAQQTPGLDNDAVRLLDQAEQISEKAGDSFVTVERLLLAAALVKGQDVATVLHKAGVTPDNLNKAINDLRGGRTAQTAGAEDSYEAMQKYARDLTEAAREGKLDPVIGRDEEIRRTVQILARRTKNNPVLIGEPGVGKTAIAEGLALRIANGDVPESLKDRSLMSLDMGSLIAGAKYRGEFEERLKSVLDEVRGAEGEMILFIDEMHTLIGAGASEGAMDASNLLKPALARGELHCIGATTLDEYQKHVEKDAALQRRFQPVFVDEPDVPDTISILRGLKEKYELHHGVRITDGAIVAAATLSHRYISDRFLPDKAIDLMDEAASRIRMEVESKPEEIEALDRRIIQLKIEREALAKESDDAARDRLSNLEKELAEIEQQSSELTTRWQNERDKIQAEAILKEQLDAARIELDQAQRAGDLAKAGELSYGTIPDLERQLDEAAEATEGAMLREEVTNEDIASVVSRWTGIPVDKMMEGERDKLLKMEEHLGKRVIGQSDAVSAVAKAVRRSRAGLQDPGRPLGSFLFLGPTGVGKTELTKALAGFLFDDDQAMVRIDMSEFMEKHSVSRLIGAPPGYVGYDEGGVLTEAVRRRPYQVVLFDEVEKAHNDVFNVLLQVLDDGHLTDGQGRKVDFSNTLIILTSNLGAQHLAAMTDDQTVDDVEPQVMEVVRGHFRPEFLNRLDEIILFHRLSEEHMAPIVDLQVARVQKLLKDRKITIALEESARKWLARVGYDPVYGARPLKRAVQRYVQDPLADMILRGDLGDGQTVTIADGDGALSMAVTEAA, via the coding sequence ATGAATATCGACAAATTTACCGACCGCGCCAAAGGCTTTTTGCAGTCCGCCCAGACGGTCGCCATCCGCATGAACCATCAGCGCATTTCCTCAGCGCACATCGTCAAGGCGATGCTCGAGGATTCAGAGGGTATGGCTGCTGGCCTGATCGCACGTGCTGGCGGCAATGCCGGGGTCGCACAGGAAGAGATTGACGCGCTGCTGGCCAAGGTGCCGCAGGTTTCCGGCGGCGGCGCACAACAGACGCCGGGGCTGGACAATGATGCGGTGCGCCTGCTCGATCAGGCCGAACAGATTTCCGAGAAGGCCGGAGACAGCTTTGTCACCGTCGAGCGGCTGCTGCTGGCTGCGGCTTTGGTCAAGGGGCAGGATGTCGCCACGGTGTTGCACAAAGCCGGAGTGACGCCAGACAATCTCAACAAGGCGATTAACGATCTGCGCGGCGGGCGCACGGCGCAGACGGCGGGTGCAGAGGACAGCTATGAAGCGATGCAGAAATATGCCCGCGACCTCACCGAAGCCGCACGCGAAGGCAAGCTCGACCCGGTAATCGGCCGCGATGAGGAAATCCGCCGCACGGTGCAGATCCTCGCCCGCCGCACCAAGAATAACCCGGTGCTTATCGGCGAGCCGGGCGTCGGCAAGACCGCGATCGCCGAAGGGCTGGCGCTGCGTATCGCCAATGGCGATGTGCCGGAAAGCCTGAAGGACCGCAGCCTGATGTCGCTCGATATGGGCTCGTTGATCGCGGGTGCGAAATATCGCGGCGAGTTTGAGGAACGGCTAAAATCCGTGCTCGACGAGGTGCGCGGTGCCGAGGGCGAGATGATCCTCTTCATTGACGAGATGCATACGCTGATCGGTGCCGGCGCGTCTGAAGGGGCGATGGATGCCTCCAATCTGCTTAAGCCAGCACTCGCGCGCGGTGAACTGCATTGCATCGGTGCGACGACGCTTGATGAATATCAGAAGCATGTCGAGAAGGACGCGGCGCTGCAACGCCGGTTCCAACCGGTGTTCGTCGATGAACCCGATGTACCCGACACCATCTCAATCCTGCGCGGATTGAAAGAGAAATATGAACTGCATCATGGTGTGCGGATCACCGACGGTGCGATTGTCGCCGCCGCCACTCTGTCGCACCGTTATATTTCCGACCGTTTCCTGCCCGACAAAGCCATCGATCTGATGGACGAGGCCGCAAGCCGTATCCGCATGGAGGTGGAATCCAAGCCCGAAGAGATTGAGGCGCTGGATCGCCGTATCATCCAGCTCAAGATTGAGCGCGAAGCGCTGGCCAAGGAAAGCGATGATGCCGCCCGCGACCGTCTGAGCAATCTGGAAAAAGAGCTGGCCGAGATTGAGCAGCAATCAAGCGAACTCACCACCCGCTGGCAGAATGAGCGCGACAAGATTCAGGCCGAAGCGATTCTGAAAGAACAGCTTGATGCTGCTCGGATAGAGCTGGACCAAGCACAGCGTGCGGGCGACCTCGCCAAGGCGGGTGAGCTCTCCTATGGCACCATCCCGGATCTCGAGCGCCAACTCGACGAAGCTGCCGAAGCCACCGAAGGCGCGATGCTGCGCGAGGAAGTCACCAATGAGGATATCGCCTCGGTGGTCTCGCGCTGGACCGGCATTCCGGTAGACAAGATGATGGAAGGTGAGCGCGACAAGCTGCTTAAAATGGAAGAACATCTCGGCAAGCGTGTTATCGGCCAGAGCGATGCGGTAAGCGCCGTCGCCAAGGCGGTACGCCGCTCGCGCGCCGGCTTGCAGGATCCGGGCCGTCCTCTCGGTTCCTTCCTGTTCCTAGGCCCCACCGGTGTCGGCAAGACCGAGCTCACCAAGGCGCTCGCCGGGTTCCTGTTCGATGATGATCAGGCGATGGTGCGTATCGACATGTCCGAATTTATGGAGAAGCATTCGGTCAGCCGCCTGATTGGTGCGCCTCCGGGCTATGTCGGCTATGATGAAGGTGGGGTGCTCACCGAAGCGGTGCGCCGCCGCCCCTATCAAGTGGTGCTGTTCGACGAGGTCGAGAAGGCGCATAATGATGTGTTCAACGTGCTGCTGCAGGTGCTCGATGACGGCCATCTTACCGATGGACAGGGACGCAAGGTTGATTTCTCGAACACGCTGATCATCCTTACCTCGAACCTTGGTGCGCAGCATCTCGCCGCTATGACCGACGATCAGACGGTCGATGATGTCGAACCGCAGGTAATGGAAGTCGTGCGCGGCCATTTCCGTCCCGAATTCCTAAACCGACTGGACGAGATCATCCTGTTCCATCGCTTGAGCGAAGAGCATATGGCCCCGATTGTCGATCTGCAGGTCGCGCGGGTGCAAAAGCTGCTCAAAGACCGCAAGATCACCATCGCGTTGGAGGAAAGCGCCCGCAAATGGCTGGCACGGGTCGGCTATGACCCGGTCTATGGTGCCCGCCCGCTGAAACGCGCGGTGCAACGCTATGTGCAGGACCCGCTAGCAGACATGATCCTGCGCGGCGACCTTGGCGATGGACAGACCGTGACCATAGCCGATGGCGATGGCGCGCTCTCCATGGCGGTGACTGAGGCAGCGTGA
- a CDS encoding acylase yields MTLIFKRLGATLFILLLLAAIALAFWEPWFADEASAPAERSYDVEIFRDDYGVPHIYGKTDADTAYGIAWAHAEDDFATLQEVAAMTRMRLGAITGQDGAQVDYVAHLLDVRGTVDRKYDALPEDVRVLLDAYAAGMNRYAETHPEEVRLSGLFPINGRDIAAGFALRSPFFFGLNNIVGPLVAGKELRVDGGPPLGKGQKALKQETAERRIETETARMTPIGRHPELNGSNAFAISPDRSSDNITRLVSNSHQPWEGPVAWYELVVHSEQGWDFAGATFPGSPYPFLGHNKNLGWTNTVNRPDLIDVYELEVDEAGEKYKLDGEWKPLESKRVWLRVKYGPFTIPYPQIVYRSVHGPVIKNDNGYFAFRYASLDDLTQLTQYFRLQKASNFDEWQAAMAMQGVPATNFIYADKDGNIGLFYNARFPERKAGVDWRSIVPGDRSDLIWQGPVDWAVVPKLINPESGYVMNANNTPYMAAGPGDELERSDFSPLLGIEENWTNRAERAIALLEAVGPIGRTELERVKYDKGYAQSHYPKLWMDKLLAVDPASDDDLAEAQRLLKAWDWTMDGEGEGDALAAWLMNVALFNAPEGRRLADDLDAKEELQKAVDHLNTHFDSIDPPLGDLMRLRQGDVDLPYLGGSDALRAATRWEVDDDGRIYIIHGDSFLMFVEWDEEGNVRSESIQPFGAATTRPDSPHHTDQAPLFVKQQLKPVLFTREALLASGAKPYRPE; encoded by the coding sequence ATGACACTGATATTCAAGCGCCTTGGGGCCACTCTTTTCATCCTTTTGCTTCTTGCCGCTATCGCGCTGGCTTTTTGGGAGCCATGGTTTGCCGATGAAGCCAGCGCTCCGGCAGAACGCAGCTATGATGTCGAGATATTTCGCGATGATTACGGCGTGCCGCATATCTATGGCAAAACCGATGCAGACACCGCCTATGGCATAGCCTGGGCCCATGCCGAGGATGATTTTGCGACGCTGCAGGAAGTCGCGGCGATGACGCGGATGCGACTGGGCGCGATCACTGGTCAGGATGGCGCGCAGGTGGATTATGTTGCACATCTGCTCGATGTGCGCGGCACGGTGGATCGCAAATATGATGCGCTGCCCGAGGATGTGCGTGTTTTGCTGGATGCCTATGCGGCAGGTATGAACCGCTATGCCGAGACGCATCCGGAAGAGGTGCGGCTGTCTGGCCTTTTCCCGATCAATGGCCGGGATATCGCTGCCGGTTTTGCGCTGCGCTCGCCATTTTTCTTTGGCCTGAACAATATTGTTGGCCCCCTTGTCGCTGGCAAGGAGTTGAGAGTTGATGGTGGCCCGCCGCTTGGGAAAGGGCAGAAGGCTCTAAAACAAGAGACGGCTGAGAGGCGTATTGAGACCGAGACCGCACGGATGACTCCGATAGGGCGCCATCCTGAGCTGAATGGCTCCAATGCCTTTGCGATTTCGCCCGACCGTTCTTCTGATAATATCACCCGTCTCGTCTCCAATTCTCATCAGCCATGGGAAGGGCCGGTCGCATGGTATGAGCTGGTGGTGCATAGCGAGCAGGGCTGGGACTTTGCCGGGGCGACCTTCCCCGGCTCACCTTATCCATTTTTGGGCCACAACAAGAATCTCGGCTGGACCAACACCGTAAACCGTCCCGACTTGATCGACGTCTACGAACTTGAAGTCGATGAAGCAGGCGAGAAGTACAAGCTCGATGGTGAGTGGAAGCCGCTAGAGAGCAAGCGGGTCTGGTTGCGCGTCAAATATGGTCCGTTCACCATTCCCTATCCGCAAATAGTCTATCGCTCGGTGCATGGTCCGGTGATCAAGAATGACAATGGCTATTTCGCCTTCCGCTATGCCAGCCTCGATGACCTGACTCAGCTGACGCAATATTTCCGGCTGCAAAAGGCGAGCAATTTCGACGAATGGCAGGCGGCCATGGCGATGCAGGGCGTGCCAGCGACCAACTTCATTTACGCTGACAAGGATGGCAATATCGGCCTGTTCTACAATGCCCGTTTCCCCGAGCGTAAAGCCGGTGTCGATTGGCGCTCCATTGTTCCGGGCGATCGCTCTGATCTGATCTGGCAAGGGCCAGTGGACTGGGCGGTGGTACCCAAGCTGATCAACCCGGAGTCCGGCTATGTGATGAACGCCAATAATACGCCCTATATGGCCGCGGGCCCGGGCGATGAGCTGGAGCGCAGTGACTTCTCGCCGCTGCTAGGCATTGAGGAGAATTGGACCAACCGCGCCGAGCGCGCGATTGCGCTGCTGGAAGCGGTCGGACCGATTGGCCGCACGGAGCTGGAGCGGGTCAAATATGACAAGGGCTATGCCCAGAGCCATTATCCCAAACTTTGGATGGACAAGCTGTTGGCGGTCGATCCTGCCAGCGATGATGATCTTGCCGAGGCACAGCGCCTGCTCAAGGCCTGGGACTGGACCATGGACGGGGAAGGCGAGGGTGATGCGTTGGCGGCATGGCTGATGAATGTCGCTCTGTTCAATGCGCCGGAAGGCCGGCGTCTGGCCGATGATCTGGATGCGAAAGAAGAGCTGCAAAAGGCGGTCGACCATCTCAACACCCATTTCGACTCGATCGATCCTCCGCTGGGCGATTTGATGCGCCTGCGTCAGGGCGATGTCGATTTGCCCTATCTTGGTGGCAGCGACGCGCTGCGTGCCGCGACTCGCTGGGAGGTGGATGATGATGGCAGGATTTACATCATTCATGGCGACAGCTTCCTGATGTTCGTTGAATGGGATGAAGAAGGCAATGTCCGCTCAGAGTCGATCCAACCCTTTGGTGCCGCTACGACACGGCCAGATAGCCCTCACCATACCGATCAGGCGCCGCTGTTTGTGAAGCAGCAATTGAAGCCGGTACTGTTCACCCGCGAGGCTTTGCTCGCAAGTGGCGCCAAGCCCTATCGCCCGGAATAG
- the pal gene encoding peptidoglycan-associated lipoprotein Pal — MIRTVSNTLTSRHLGRAALISVSVLSLAACGKKAPPELPPEPVAQTPTSQGPVGQLPVQTGPVPGSQADFIASVRSDRVLFDTDRFNIDSDDQVTLQSQAQWLSRYPGKQIVIEGHADERGTRDYNLALGERRANAAKNYLVTLGVAPSRIRVISYGKERPEALGSTEAAWAQNRRAVTVTVQ; from the coding sequence ATGATACGGACCGTCTCAAACACACTCACCAGTCGGCATCTCGGTCGAGCTGCCCTGATTTCTGTATCAGTTCTGTCGCTGGCGGCCTGTGGCAAGAAGGCCCCGCCCGAGCTGCCACCCGAACCCGTGGCGCAAACTCCTACTTCGCAGGGCCCGGTGGGGCAACTGCCGGTCCAGACCGGCCCGGTCCCCGGCAGTCAGGCTGACTTTATTGCGTCAGTGCGTTCAGACCGGGTGCTGTTTGACACCGACCGCTTCAATATTGACAGCGATGATCAGGTTACCTTGCAGAGTCAGGCACAATGGCTGTCACGCTATCCCGGCAAGCAGATTGTAATTGAAGGCCATGCCGATGAGCGCGGCACCCGCGACTACAACCTTGCTCTTGGCGAGCGGCGCGCCAATGCGGCAAAGAACTATCTGGTAACACTCGGCGTTGCGCCCTCGCGCATCCGAGTGATCAGCTATGGCAAGGAACGCCCCGAAGCTCTCGGCTCTACAGAAGCCGCCTGGGCGCAGAACCGTCGTGCAGTGACGGTGACCGTGCAGTAA
- the tolB gene encoding Tol-Pal system beta propeller repeat protein TolB, translating into MSLFSRTFGFIAGLMMLSTPVSAQDGNEAQPTEEAQTGTPLEGRVTDDSANAEISIAVPALPTPQNAPTPAGDTDDLGERISDVVVSDLRSSGLFKPQGRNAVRNISFGEVTSPQFPYWQGRNAEALIQGFVRAMPDGRITVGCYLYDVALGSELTRQGFVVEPADWRRAAHKCADTVYSRLTGESPFFDSRIAYIAETGPKDNRTKRLAIMDSDGANHRFITNGQATALTPRFSPDYQSIVYLSYLNGSPSIYIYDVGSGKQRRVFTTTNATFAPRWSPDGETILFSMAVAGNTDIYSISAQGGRPKRLTNSPGIDVGGSYSPDGSRIVFESDRSGSQQIYVMNASGGNQRRISFGGGRYATPEWSPRGDLIAFTRTSGNFRIGVMTPSGGNVRLLTNSWQDEAPTWAPNGRIIQFFRTERGSGRTSLWQVDLTGASERRLRTPVSGSDPSWGPVLP; encoded by the coding sequence ATGTCCCTCTTCTCGCGTACATTCGGCTTCATAGCTGGTTTGATGATGCTATCCACCCCGGTATCCGCTCAGGACGGAAACGAAGCGCAACCCACCGAGGAAGCACAGACCGGTACCCCGCTGGAGGGTCGCGTCACCGATGATAGCGCCAATGCGGAAATCTCCATCGCCGTGCCTGCACTGCCAACGCCGCAAAATGCGCCAACTCCGGCAGGTGATACCGATGATCTGGGCGAGCGGATCAGCGATGTCGTGGTATCCGATCTGCGCTCCAGTGGCCTGTTCAAACCGCAAGGCCGCAATGCAGTACGCAATATCAGCTTTGGTGAGGTTACCAGCCCGCAATTCCCCTATTGGCAGGGACGCAATGCCGAGGCGCTGATTCAGGGTTTTGTCCGCGCCATGCCCGATGGCCGGATCACCGTCGGCTGCTATCTCTATGATGTCGCACTCGGCAGTGAATTGACGCGCCAGGGCTTTGTCGTCGAGCCAGCCGATTGGCGCCGCGCCGCGCATAAATGCGCCGATACCGTCTATTCGCGGCTAACCGGAGAAAGCCCGTTTTTTGATAGCCGTATCGCCTATATCGCCGAAACCGGGCCCAAGGATAATCGCACCAAAAGGCTGGCGATTATGGACAGCGATGGGGCCAATCACCGCTTTATCACCAATGGGCAGGCAACAGCGCTAACCCCGCGTTTCTCGCCCGATTACCAGTCGATTGTCTATCTCAGCTATCTCAACGGCAGCCCCAGCATCTATATTTATGATGTCGGCAGCGGCAAACAGCGGCGGGTGTTCACCACAACCAACGCCACCTTTGCGCCGCGCTGGTCACCCGATGGCGAGACCATATTGTTTTCCATGGCGGTCGCAGGCAACACCGATATTTACAGCATCTCGGCCCAAGGTGGCCGCCCGAAACGGCTGACCAATTCGCCGGGCATTGATGTCGGCGGCAGCTATTCGCCCGATGGCAGTCGGATCGTTTTTGAAAGCGATCGCTCCGGCTCGCAGCAAATCTATGTGATGAATGCCAGTGGCGGCAATCAACGCCGGATCAGCTTTGGTGGTGGCCGCTATGCGACACCCGAATGGAGTCCCCGCGGAGACCTTATCGCCTTTACTCGGACCTCTGGTAATTTCCGCATCGGCGTTATGACACCCAGTGGCGGCAATGTCCGGCTGCTCACCAATAGCTGGCAGGATGAAGCACCGACCTGGGCACCAAATGGACGTATCATCCAGTTTTTTCGCACTGAGCGCGGGTCAGGAAGGACATCATTGTGGCAGGTGGACTTGACCGGCGCCAGCGAGCGACGCTTGCGCACACCAGTCAGTGGCTCAGACCCGAGCTGGGGTCCGGTGCTGCCATAA
- a CDS encoding energy transducer TonB — MAKLPARHAQPQTSTRLILIWSQVVHLVTLDNGAVMRQSEAIGLGVAVTGHAILLAVLSLGIASRAGLSVPQQSVAVVLADEVGLVDTSPTPNVEAATSMAPEVGEIEPFAPDEFAEETPDEVPPPEVTKPTTQTQFAAAPKPPPRPVDRSQRRRPDRRQRGSRLGNDFLDGVTDQESLSRSRNAPGAQAGPAVTASLQREITRKLKPRWRAPSGADVEKLVTTVSWSLGRDGRVSGKPRCVNQSGVNASNRPQKALHCERAIKAVLDAQPFDTLPEKFYDSWKSVRYQFDRKL; from the coding sequence GTGGCGAAACTTCCGGCCCGTCACGCCCAGCCGCAGACATCGACACGATTGATCCTGATCTGGTCACAGGTGGTTCATCTGGTGACGCTAGATAATGGCGCTGTCATGAGGCAATCCGAAGCCATCGGACTGGGCGTTGCCGTTACCGGTCACGCCATATTGCTGGCGGTGCTGTCGCTGGGCATTGCCTCGCGCGCTGGGTTGAGCGTCCCGCAGCAATCGGTAGCCGTGGTGCTCGCCGATGAAGTCGGGCTGGTGGATACCTCGCCCACACCCAATGTCGAAGCCGCCACCAGCATGGCGCCGGAGGTCGGCGAGATAGAACCTTTTGCCCCCGATGAATTTGCGGAAGAAACCCCGGATGAGGTGCCGCCGCCCGAAGTGACCAAGCCAACGACGCAGACCCAATTCGCCGCTGCCCCCAAACCGCCACCAAGGCCGGTTGACCGCAGCCAGCGCCGCCGCCCCGACCGGAGGCAACGTGGCTCGCGATTGGGCAATGATTTTCTCGATGGCGTGACCGACCAAGAATCGCTCAGCCGCAGCCGCAATGCCCCGGGAGCACAGGCGGGCCCGGCGGTGACGGCCTCTCTACAGCGCGAAATCACCCGCAAGCTCAAACCCCGCTGGCGCGCCCCCTCGGGCGCTGATGTTGAAAAGCTGGTGACCACCGTATCATGGTCGCTCGGCCGCGATGGTCGCGTTTCCGGTAAGCCGCGCTGTGTCAACCAGTCCGGCGTCAATGCCAGCAACCGACCGCAAAAGGCACTCCATTGCGAGCGCGCGATAAAGGCCGTGCTTGATGCCCAGCCTTTCGATACATTGCCCGAAAAATTTTATGATAGCTGGAAATCCGTCCGCTACCAGTTTGACAGGAAATTGTGA
- a CDS encoding ExbD/TolR family protein — protein MGAQLGGGQSNGRRRGRGGRAPMSEINVTPFVDVMLVLLIIFMITAPLLVAGVPIELPESRANPIEQEREPVQISLTSDNAIYINDDEVSPGDLPAALQAIRADGGEEAPQITLRADRALDYGSVALVLGELNRAGLNTISLVTQAGGETSGPSRPAADIDTIDPDLVTGGSSGDAR, from the coding sequence ATGGGCGCGCAACTGGGCGGCGGACAAAGCAATGGACGGCGGCGCGGTCGCGGCGGTCGTGCGCCGATGTCCGAGATCAACGTCACGCCTTTTGTCGATGTCATGCTGGTGCTGTTGATCATCTTCATGATCACCGCGCCGCTTCTGGTGGCGGGCGTACCGATTGAACTGCCCGAAAGCCGCGCCAACCCGATTGAGCAGGAACGCGAGCCGGTGCAGATCTCGCTCACCAGCGATAATGCCATCTATATCAATGACGATGAAGTCAGCCCCGGCGACCTCCCCGCCGCCTTGCAGGCGATCCGAGCCGATGGGGGCGAAGAGGCACCCCAGATCACATTACGCGCCGACAGGGCCCTCGATTATGGCAGCGTTGCCCTGGTACTGGGCGAGCTGAATCGCGCAGGTCTGAACACAATTTCGCTGGTAACACAAGCCGGTGGCGAAACTTCCGGCCCGTCACGCCCAGCCGCAGACATCGACACGATTGATCCTGATCTGGTCACAGGTGGTTCATCTGGTGACGCTAGATAA